In Acidobacteriota bacterium, one DNA window encodes the following:
- a CDS encoding alpha/beta fold hydrolase, whose amino-acid sequence MATGSLVLVSLLLLSQPSTSGVERLTLRVDGAEPLRYALSLPPKGGPRSGRPLVLALHPGGPRFPYYGAAFVEQVVGPAVAPLDAVIVAPDCPANAWTDPAAERAVLALVDHVMGEVAIDRRRVIVVGFSMGARGAWFLSARHAAVVTGAVIAAGSPGDQPIDTLAPVPTYVVHSRDDEVVPFAPTERAVRDLQRLKREIRFEALTGLRHYDTAKYIESIARGIRWVLGRTRR is encoded by the coding sequence ATGGCGACGGGGTCGCTCGTCCTCGTCTCGCTCCTGCTGCTGTCTCAGCCCTCGACGTCCGGCGTCGAGCGCCTGACGCTTCGCGTCGACGGCGCCGAGCCGCTGCGGTACGCGCTCTCGCTGCCGCCGAAAGGCGGCCCGCGCTCGGGGCGCCCGCTCGTGCTAGCGCTCCATCCCGGCGGACCTCGGTTTCCGTACTACGGCGCCGCGTTCGTCGAACAGGTCGTCGGTCCCGCCGTCGCTCCGCTCGATGCGGTCATCGTCGCGCCCGATTGCCCGGCCAACGCCTGGACCGACCCGGCGGCAGAACGTGCAGTGCTCGCACTCGTCGACCACGTGATGGGCGAGGTCGCGATCGATCGACGACGTGTGATCGTGGTGGGGTTCAGCATGGGCGCGCGAGGCGCGTGGTTCCTGTCGGCGCGCCACGCGGCGGTCGTCACGGGCGCGGTGATCGCCGCGGGCTCGCCGGGTGACCAGCCGATCGACACGCTCGCGCCGGTGCCGACCTACGTCGTCCACAGCCGCGACGACGAGGTGGTGCCGTTCGCGCCCACCGAGCGCGCCGTCCGCGACCTTCAGCGTCTGAAGCGGGAGATCCGCTTCGAGGCGCTCACGGGCCTGCGCCACTACGACACCGCGAAGTACATCGAGTCGATCGCCCGCGGCATCCGGTGGGTGCTCGGCCGCACGCGACGGTGA
- a CDS encoding carbohydrate binding family 9 domain-containing protein, giving the protein MSRRANRACTCLAAAWAVVAPVRMTSVAAQGHTPRIAVSATRASRPPLLDGRLTDDCWAAATPVSSFTQRDPSEGQPASERTEVRIVYDDTAVYVGARMYDRDPSGIGRRLSARDDEADADQFGILLDPRHDHVTGAGFVVSAAGVQRDFALSNDSEEDRSWDAVWHSSVAIDDEGWTAELRIPFSQLRFAAGDHQTWGVNAARFIRRKNETAWLELVPKNEHGQASRMAHLTGIDRVRPARHVEVVPYTAASAEYVQPERAGDPFNDGSRQFGRVGFDLKASVMRGLTLDVSVNPDFGQAEVDPAVVNLTAFETFFEEKRRFFIEGSEIFGNFGRRGADLSFGFNTADPGLFYTRRIGRAPTGDADGDFVDRPRATTILGAGRLTGKTPGGWSIGLVEAVTGRSRARVMEAGVTARTDVEPAANYAVARVQRDFARGGAGVLATSVVRRFSDSRLADALPAHAFVVGGDGFWYVDASRDWVVNGKLSGSHVSGSEAAIARLQRAPQRYYQRPDAPHVTFDPTRTSLDGFAGRVNLTRNNGAWRVHASLWGVSPGFESNDLGFQDVADRFGGHGVVLWRDTTPGRFARERSFWVARAGGWNFNRDVVSNLWFSCGDVQWVTYWSTGGCGARFARVLDDRLTRGGALAVGPEAWFVNGRVFSDERKAVSMGLMVETSHDEFGGGGQSVDLFANVKPSPSLTVSIGPSFVRSRSAAQYVETAEDAAAAATFGRRDVFARLRQTQVRVGTRVSYIIGPRASLQFYMEPLLAAGAYGPFKELARPRTFDFLEYGTGASTLAFDPIAREYEADPDGAGTALPFSFGDPDFNYKSFKVNAVLRWEFRPGSTIYLVWTQQREDTSRPGRFAFRRDAGTLFAAPADDVVLVKMTYWLGR; this is encoded by the coding sequence GTGTCGCGTCGAGCGAACCGCGCGTGTACCTGCCTGGCCGCCGCCTGGGCGGTCGTCGCGCCCGTGCGCATGACGTCCGTGGCGGCACAGGGCCACACGCCGCGCATCGCCGTCAGCGCCACGCGTGCGTCGAGGCCGCCGCTGCTCGATGGCCGGCTCACAGACGACTGCTGGGCGGCCGCCACACCGGTCTCGTCGTTCACCCAGCGCGATCCCAGCGAGGGGCAGCCGGCCAGCGAGCGGACGGAGGTGCGGATCGTCTACGACGACACCGCCGTGTACGTCGGCGCGCGCATGTACGACCGCGATCCCTCGGGGATCGGACGACGGCTCTCGGCGCGCGACGACGAGGCGGACGCCGATCAGTTCGGCATCCTGCTCGATCCGCGGCACGACCACGTCACCGGCGCCGGGTTCGTCGTGAGCGCCGCCGGCGTGCAGCGCGACTTCGCGCTGTCCAACGACAGCGAAGAGGATCGATCCTGGGACGCCGTGTGGCATTCGTCGGTGGCGATCGACGACGAGGGGTGGACGGCGGAGCTGAGGATCCCGTTCTCGCAGTTGCGCTTCGCGGCCGGCGATCATCAGACGTGGGGCGTCAACGCCGCGCGGTTCATCCGCCGCAAGAACGAGACCGCCTGGCTCGAGCTCGTGCCGAAGAACGAGCACGGCCAGGCGTCGCGCATGGCGCACCTCACCGGCATCGACCGCGTCCGCCCGGCGCGGCACGTCGAGGTCGTGCCCTACACGGCGGCGAGCGCCGAGTACGTGCAACCCGAACGCGCCGGCGATCCCTTCAACGACGGCTCGCGCCAATTCGGCCGCGTCGGCTTCGATCTCAAGGCCAGCGTGATGCGCGGCCTCACGCTCGACGTCTCGGTCAACCCGGACTTCGGCCAGGCCGAGGTGGATCCTGCGGTGGTCAACCTCACGGCGTTCGAGACGTTCTTCGAGGAGAAGCGCCGCTTCTTCATCGAGGGATCGGAGATCTTCGGCAACTTCGGCCGCCGGGGCGCGGATCTGTCGTTCGGGTTCAACACCGCCGACCCGGGGCTCTTCTACACGCGGCGCATCGGCCGCGCGCCGACCGGCGATGCCGACGGGGACTTCGTGGACCGTCCGCGCGCCACGACCATCCTGGGCGCCGGCCGCCTCACGGGCAAGACGCCGGGCGGCTGGAGCATCGGCCTCGTCGAAGCCGTCACCGGCCGGTCGCGCGCGCGCGTCATGGAGGCGGGCGTCACGGCGCGCACCGACGTCGAGCCAGCGGCCAACTACGCGGTCGCTCGCGTGCAGCGCGACTTCGCGCGCGGCGGCGCCGGCGTGCTCGCCACGTCGGTCGTCCGCCGTTTCTCCGATTCCCGCCTCGCCGATGCGCTGCCCGCGCACGCGTTCGTCGTCGGCGGTGACGGATTCTGGTACGTGGACGCCAGCCGCGACTGGGTCGTCAACGGCAAGCTGTCGGGCAGCCACGTCTCCGGCAGCGAGGCGGCGATCGCGCGCCTGCAGCGGGCGCCGCAGCGCTACTACCAGCGTCCGGACGCCCCGCACGTGACGTTCGACCCGACGCGGACGTCGCTCGATGGGTTCGCCGGCCGCGTGAACCTCACGCGGAACAACGGCGCGTGGCGCGTTCACGCGTCGCTCTGGGGCGTGAGCCCAGGGTTCGAGTCGAACGATCTCGGCTTCCAGGACGTGGCCGATCGCTTCGGCGGCCACGGCGTGGTGTTGTGGCGCGACACGACGCCGGGCCGGTTCGCGCGCGAGCGCTCGTTCTGGGTGGCGCGCGCCGGCGGCTGGAACTTCAACCGCGACGTCGTCAGCAACCTGTGGTTCAGTTGCGGCGACGTCCAGTGGGTCACCTACTGGAGCACCGGTGGGTGCGGCGCGCGGTTCGCGCGCGTGCTGGACGACCGGCTGACCCGCGGCGGCGCGCTCGCCGTCGGACCGGAGGCCTGGTTCGTCAACGGGCGCGTCTTCAGCGACGAGCGGAAGGCCGTCTCCATGGGGCTCATGGTCGAGACGTCGCACGACGAGTTCGGTGGCGGCGGCCAGAGCGTGGACCTGTTCGCGAACGTCAAGCCCAGCCCGTCGCTCACGGTCTCGATCGGCCCGTCGTTCGTGCGGTCGCGATCCGCTGCGCAGTACGTCGAGACCGCGGAGGATGCCGCGGCGGCGGCGACGTTCGGCCGCCGCGACGTGTTCGCGCGCCTGCGTCAGACGCAAGTCCGCGTCGGCACCCGGGTGAGCTACATCATCGGCCCGCGCGCCTCGCTCCAGTTCTACATGGAGCCGCTGCTCGCCGCCGGCGCGTACGGCCCGTTCAAGGAGCTCGCGCGGCCGCGCACGTTCGACTTCCTCGAGTACGGCACGGGTGCCTCGACGCTGGCGTTCGATCCGATCGCGCGCGAGTACGAGGCCGATCCCGACGGCGCGGGGACGGCCCTGCCGTTCTCTTTCGGCGATCCCGACTTCAACTACAAGTCGTTCAAAGTGAACGCCGTCTTGCGCTGGGAGTTCCGTCCGGGGTCGACCATCTACCTGGTCTGGACCCAGCAGCGCGAGGACACCAGCCGTCCGGGCCGCTTCGCCTTCCGGCGCGACGCGGGCACGCTCTTCGCCGCGCCGGCAGACGATGTCGTGCTCGTGAAGATGACGTATTGGCTCGGCCGGTGA
- a CDS encoding 6-bladed beta-propeller yields MNTRRSSLVAAALALSATAATTLFAQIPLVRTPPDQLTPQQLQLRPKAIDAPDIKYEVVRDFMKMAPNVYLGEGIGVARNSKGHIFVNTCAQQTKTFEFDPKGNYVREIGKELYGHVFCHGVRVDAQDNIWVIDEGANSIIKFNPQGRVTMVLGRRDEWPMGGLVSSLGALDPAPPYIYNRPTDVAFDAAGNIFVADGYVNSRIAKYDKYGKFIKQVGTRGSGPGQFTLLHAIAVDAQGNVYGGSRSDRRIVVFDNDLNYKTTFDHVGAPWSLCISPAGYLYTSNSNPDNQNTPIHEVTGQIFKMRTDGTVLGKFGIPGKEQGQFGTVHGLDCSAENEILTTEITQWRLQKFILYPTAAQGGR; encoded by the coding sequence ATGAACACACGTCGCTCTAGCCTGGTGGCTGCGGCGTTGGCGCTCTCTGCCACCGCCGCCACCACCCTGTTCGCCCAGATACCGTTGGTTCGGACGCCGCCCGACCAACTGACGCCGCAGCAGTTGCAGCTCCGGCCCAAGGCCATCGATGCGCCCGACATCAAGTACGAGGTCGTGCGCGACTTCATGAAGATGGCGCCGAACGTGTACCTGGGCGAAGGCATCGGCGTCGCCCGCAATTCCAAGGGGCACATCTTCGTCAACACCTGCGCCCAGCAGACGAAGACCTTCGAGTTCGACCCGAAGGGCAACTACGTGCGCGAGATCGGGAAGGAGCTCTACGGCCACGTGTTCTGTCACGGCGTGCGCGTCGATGCCCAGGACAACATCTGGGTGATCGACGAGGGCGCCAACTCGATCATCAAGTTCAACCCGCAGGGGCGCGTGACGATGGTGCTGGGCCGCCGGGACGAGTGGCCGATGGGCGGGCTGGTGTCGTCGCTGGGCGCGCTCGATCCGGCCCCGCCCTACATCTACAATCGCCCGACCGACGTCGCGTTCGACGCGGCCGGCAACATCTTCGTCGCCGACGGCTACGTCAACTCGCGCATCGCCAAGTACGACAAGTACGGCAAGTTCATCAAGCAGGTCGGCACGCGCGGCTCGGGCCCCGGCCAGTTCACCCTGCTCCATGCCATTGCCGTCGACGCGCAGGGCAACGTGTACGGCGGCAGCCGCAGCGACCGGCGCATCGTGGTGTTCGACAACGATCTGAACTACAAGACGACGTTCGATCACGTCGGCGCGCCCTGGTCGTTGTGCATCAGCCCCGCCGGGTATCTCTACACCTCCAACTCCAACCCCGACAACCAGAACACGCCGATCCACGAGGTCACCGGTCAGATCTTCAAGATGCGGACCGACGGCACCGTGCTCGGCAAGTTCGGCATCCCGGGCAAGGAGCAGGGGCAGTTCGGCACGGTACACGGGCTCGACTGCAGCGCCGAGAACGAGATCCTGACCACCGAAATCACGCAGTGGCGCCTGCAGAAGTTCATCCTGTACCCCACCGCCGCTCAAGGGGGCAGGTAA
- a CDS encoding 6-bladed beta-propeller, with translation MSGVVTVAAQGQAPAGGGAQAPATAPGGIVLTPAAQRLLPKAINAPDIKYEVVRDFMKLPPNVFMGEGIGVARNSKGRIFVNTCAQQTRNFEFDQNGNYVREIGKDSYGHVFCHGIRVDAQDNIWVIDEGANMLIKYNPEGRVVMTMGRRIGFPYNGMEPAVKELSPAPPYVFNRPTDVAFDAAGNIFVADGYVNSRIAKYDKYGKFIKQVGTRGSGPGQFNLLHAIAVDAQGNVYGGSRSDQRIVVFDNDLNYKTTFDHVGAPWSLCITPGPGHQYLYTSNSNPDSQDTELHKASGQIFKMELDGTVLGKFGVPGKEQGQFSTVHGIDCSVPNEILTTEIVEWRMQKFILHPTAAQGGK, from the coding sequence ATGTCCGGCGTCGTCACAGTGGCCGCCCAGGGCCAGGCCCCTGCCGGCGGCGGTGCCCAGGCCCCAGCGACGGCCCCTGGCGGGATCGTCCTCACGCCAGCCGCGCAGAGGCTGCTTCCCAAGGCGATCAACGCGCCCGATATCAAGTACGAAGTCGTCCGCGACTTCATGAAGCTGCCGCCCAACGTGTTCATGGGCGAAGGCATCGGCGTCGCACGCAACTCGAAGGGGCGCATCTTCGTCAACACCTGCGCGCAGCAGACGCGCAATTTCGAGTTCGACCAGAACGGCAACTACGTGCGGGAGATCGGGAAAGACTCCTACGGCCACGTCTTCTGCCACGGCATCCGCGTCGATGCCCAGGACAACATCTGGGTGATCGACGAGGGCGCCAACATGCTCATCAAGTACAACCCCGAGGGGCGGGTGGTGATGACGATGGGGCGCCGGATCGGGTTCCCCTACAACGGGATGGAGCCCGCGGTGAAGGAGCTCAGCCCGGCGCCGCCCTATGTCTTCAATCGCCCGACGGACGTCGCGTTCGATGCGGCCGGCAACATCTTCGTCGCCGACGGCTACGTCAACTCGCGCATCGCCAAGTACGACAAGTACGGCAAGTTCATCAAGCAGGTCGGCACGCGCGGATCCGGGCCGGGTCAGTTCAACCTGCTGCACGCCATCGCCGTGGACGCGCAGGGCAACGTCTACGGCGGCAGCCGCAGCGACCAGCGGATCGTCGTGTTCGACAACGACCTGAACTACAAGACGACGTTCGATCACGTGGGCGCGCCGTGGTCGCTCTGCATCACGCCCGGTCCGGGCCACCAGTACCTCTACACGTCCAACTCCAACCCCGACTCGCAGGACACCGAGCTCCACAAGGCCAGCGGCCAGATCTTCAAGATGGAGCTCGACGGGACGGTGCTCGGCAAGTTCGGCGTGCCCGGCAAGGAGCAGGGGCAGTTCAGCACGGTCCACGGGATCGACTGCAGCGTGCCGAACGAGATTCTGACCACGGAAATCGTCGAATGGCGGATGCAGAAGTTCATCCTGCACCCCACCGCGGCTCAAGGGGGCAAGTAA
- a CDS encoding 6-bladed beta-propeller, whose amino-acid sequence MKSSRIAVTLALAGSLFGSPLSAQQKEISFESAGDFLKLPDDIHFGEVAGVATTSTGNIWVYYRGGGPNATIGASRTYINGGARLLEFDRSGKFLREIGTGPTGRPYSFLFAQGVRVDPQNNFWVVDRASRVVAKFDPSGRVLMTLGRRPEAVGEVGSSAGGGGGRGGGGGAAPGAGAPGAGAPGGGAPGAARGGGGGGRGGGTPGAGTPGDNFNQPTDVAWDAAGNIFIADGYTNARIAKFDKTGRFAKSWGSTGSEPGQFNIPHSIAVDAQGNVYVADMGNKRIQVFDNDGTFKTQFTNVGAPRAICISPGAHQYLFSSNSNPTEDPFLNGEIYKMELDGTIVGRFGKAGKQFKEFGMVNAIDCRDPNTLYVAELMNWRVQKLTLK is encoded by the coding sequence ATGAAGTCCTCACGTATCGCAGTCACGCTGGCGCTGGCCGGCTCGTTGTTCGGCAGCCCGCTCTCCGCCCAGCAGAAGGAAATCTCGTTCGAGTCCGCGGGTGATTTCCTGAAGCTGCCGGACGACATCCACTTCGGCGAGGTGGCCGGCGTGGCCACCACTTCCACGGGCAACATCTGGGTCTACTACCGAGGGGGCGGCCCGAACGCCACCATCGGGGCCTCGCGCACGTACATCAACGGCGGCGCGCGCCTGCTGGAGTTCGACCGCTCCGGGAAGTTCCTGCGCGAGATCGGCACCGGCCCCACCGGGCGCCCCTACTCCTTCCTGTTCGCCCAGGGCGTCAGGGTCGACCCCCAGAACAATTTCTGGGTGGTGGACCGCGCGTCGAGGGTGGTCGCCAAGTTCGATCCGTCTGGCCGCGTCCTCATGACGCTGGGCCGCAGGCCAGAAGCGGTCGGCGAGGTCGGTAGCAGCGCTGGTGGCGGTGGCGGCCGTGGTGGCGGCGGTGGCGCCGCTCCCGGTGCCGGAGCTCCCGGTGCTGGGGCTCCAGGTGGCGGGGCTCCGGGTGCCGCCCGCGGCGGCGGCGGTGGCGGTCGCGGCGGCGGAACGCCCGGCGCTGGCACACCCGGAGACAACTTCAACCAGCCCACGGACGTGGCGTGGGACGCGGCCGGCAACATCTTCATCGCCGACGGCTACACCAACGCCCGCATCGCGAAGTTCGACAAGACGGGGCGGTTCGCCAAGTCCTGGGGCTCGACCGGTTCCGAACCCGGCCAGTTCAACATCCCCCACTCCATCGCCGTCGACGCGCAGGGCAACGTCTACGTCGCCGACATGGGCAACAAGCGCATCCAGGTGTTCGACAACGACGGCACGTTCAAGACGCAGTTCACGAACGTGGGCGCGCCGCGCGCCATCTGCATCTCGCCCGGCGCGCACCAGTACCTCTTCAGCTCCAACTCCAACCCGACCGAGGACCCGTTCCTCAACGGCGAGATCTACAAGATGGAGCTCGACGGCACGATCGTCGGCCGCTTCGGCAAGGCCGGCAAGCAGTTCAAGGAGTTCGGCATGGTCAACGCCATCGACTGCCGCGATCCGAACACCTTGTACGTCGCCGAGCTGATGAACTGGCGCGTGCAGAAGCTCACGCTCAAGTAG
- the dhaL gene encoding dihydroxyacetone kinase subunit L, with the protein MAVSTQDVLRWLAALHQVFADNRQYLTDLDSAVGDGDFGISLDRGFTAVQAELTANPPADIRTAFQNVATVLIKTMGGSSGPLLGTFFLRAGATCAGKAELGPADVVALFQAGVEGLQQRGKAALGDKTMMDAWLPAVDAMRSALDAGGGLADVLERGAAAADAGMRATVDMQARKGRGSYLGERSIGHQDAGATATALLFKTAANTWRA; encoded by the coding sequence ATGGCCGTCAGCACTCAGGACGTGCTGCGCTGGCTCGCTGCGCTGCACCAGGTGTTCGCAGACAACCGCCAGTACCTCACCGATCTGGACTCAGCCGTCGGCGACGGCGACTTCGGCATCAGCCTGGACCGCGGCTTCACGGCCGTCCAGGCCGAGCTGACCGCGAACCCTCCCGCCGACATCCGCACGGCCTTTCAGAACGTGGCGACCGTCCTCATCAAGACGATGGGCGGCAGCTCGGGCCCGTTGCTGGGCACGTTCTTCTTGCGTGCCGGCGCGACGTGCGCCGGCAAGGCCGAGTTGGGGCCTGCCGACGTCGTCGCGCTCTTTCAGGCTGGCGTCGAAGGCCTCCAGCAGCGGGGCAAAGCCGCGCTCGGCGACAAGACGATGATGGACGCCTGGCTGCCGGCCGTGGATGCGATGCGCAGCGCCCTGGACGCTGGAGGCGGCCTGGCCGACGTGCTGGAACGGGGCGCGGCGGCGGCCGACGCAGGCATGCGCGCAACGGTCGACATGCAGGCGCGCAAAGGCCGCGGCAGCTATCTGGGAGAGCGCAGCATCGGGCATCAGGACGCTGGCGCGACGGCGACGGCGCTGCTGTTCAAGACGGCGGCGAACACCTGGCGCGCGTAG
- the dhaK gene encoding dihydroxyacetone kinase subunit DhaK, with product MKKLINDPQNVLRESLEGFAAAHSDILKASFDPTYVVRVDAPVAGKVGVISGGGSGHEPLHGGFVGRGMLDAACPGQVFTSPSPDQMEAATVAVDGGAGVLYIVKNYTGDVMNFEMAAELCQARGIQVESVIIDDDVAVQDSLYTAGRRGVGATVVAEKICGAAAARGYDLARVAALGRQVNASGRSMGMALTSCTVPAAGKPTFELGEGDIEMGVGIHGEPGRRRVPHRPAKELVAHMADAILGDLEIRGGDRVIAMVSGMGGTPLIELYLVYGELAQILRARDIEVSRRLVGNYITSLDMAGCALTLVQADDALLSLWDDPVLTPALRWGN from the coding sequence ATGAAGAAACTGATCAACGACCCGCAGAACGTGCTGCGGGAATCGCTGGAGGGGTTCGCCGCAGCCCACTCCGACATCCTCAAGGCTTCTTTCGATCCGACGTACGTCGTCCGCGTGGACGCGCCCGTCGCGGGCAAGGTCGGCGTCATTTCGGGCGGCGGCAGCGGTCACGAACCGCTGCACGGCGGATTCGTCGGCCGCGGGATGCTCGATGCCGCCTGTCCTGGCCAGGTCTTCACGTCGCCGAGCCCCGATCAGATGGAGGCGGCGACCGTCGCGGTCGACGGCGGCGCCGGCGTCCTCTACATCGTCAAGAACTACACCGGCGACGTCATGAACTTCGAGATGGCGGCGGAGCTGTGCCAGGCGCGTGGCATCCAGGTGGAGTCGGTCATCATCGATGACGACGTGGCGGTGCAAGACAGCCTGTACACGGCGGGCCGGCGCGGCGTGGGCGCGACGGTCGTCGCGGAGAAGATCTGCGGTGCGGCGGCCGCCCGCGGCTACGATCTCGCGCGGGTCGCGGCGCTCGGCCGTCAGGTGAACGCCAGCGGCCGATCCATGGGCATGGCCTTGACGTCCTGCACCGTGCCGGCCGCGGGCAAGCCGACGTTCGAGCTCGGCGAAGGCGACATCGAGATGGGCGTCGGCATCCACGGCGAACCTGGCCGCAGGCGCGTCCCGCACCGCCCGGCGAAGGAGCTCGTCGCGCACATGGCCGACGCGATCCTCGGCGACCTGGAGATTCGAGGCGGCGACCGCGTCATCGCCATGGTCAGCGGCATGGGCGGCACGCCGCTCATCGAGCTCTACCTCGTCTACGGGGAGCTGGCGCAGATTCTGCGCGCCCGGGACATCGAGGTCTCACGCCGGCTGGTCGGCAACTACATCACGAGCCTCGACATGGCCGGCTGCGCGCTCACGCTCGTGCAGGCCGACGACGCGCTGCTGTCGCTCTGGGACGATCCTGTGCTGACGCCGGCCCTGCGCTGGGGGAATTGA
- a CDS encoding 6-bladed beta-propeller, with amino-acid sequence MTSARLAATGLAATLAFAGALFSDSLVSRAVSAQAQPREIAFESAGDFLKLPPDVHFGEVAGVATTAAGNIWVYYQSGGPNAIVGASRVYIAGGPRLLEFDRTGKFLREVGTVENERPYAFLFAQGVRVDPQNNIWIVDRASRMVVKFDQSGKVLLTLGRRLEAIGELGSSGVFGRASGPPGSGVPGDNFNQPLDVAWDAAGNIFIPDGYGNARVAKFDKNGKFIKSWGATGSGPGQFNVPASIAVDARGMVYVADMGNNRIQVFDNDGTYKTEFKNVGAPRAICISPGAQPFLFSSNSNPTEDPFLDGEIYKMQLDGTIVGRFGKAGKQFKEFGMVNAIDCREPNTLYVAEMMNWRVQKLTLK; translated from the coding sequence ATGACATCCGCACGACTCGCAGCCACAGGCCTCGCGGCGACGCTAGCGTTCGCCGGCGCGCTCTTCTCGGACTCGCTGGTCTCGAGGGCGGTGTCCGCCCAGGCCCAGCCGCGCGAAATCGCGTTCGAGTCCGCCGGTGACTTCCTGAAGCTGCCGCCCGACGTCCACTTCGGCGAAGTGGCCGGCGTGGCCACCACGGCCGCGGGCAACATCTGGGTCTACTACCAGAGTGGAGGCCCGAACGCGATCGTGGGCGCGTCGCGCGTCTACATCGCCGGCGGCCCGCGCCTGCTCGAGTTCGATCGCACCGGGAAGTTCCTGCGCGAGGTCGGCACCGTCGAGAACGAGCGCCCCTACGCGTTCCTGTTCGCGCAGGGCGTCCGGGTGGATCCGCAGAACAACATCTGGATCGTGGACCGCGCCTCGAGGATGGTCGTGAAGTTCGATCAATCCGGCAAGGTCCTGCTGACGCTCGGCCGCAGGCTCGAGGCGATCGGTGAGCTCGGCAGCAGCGGCGTGTTCGGCCGCGCGTCCGGCCCTCCGGGATCCGGCGTGCCGGGCGACAACTTCAACCAGCCGCTGGACGTGGCCTGGGACGCGGCGGGCAACATCTTCATTCCCGACGGCTACGGGAACGCCCGCGTCGCGAAGTTCGACAAGAACGGGAAGTTCATCAAGTCGTGGGGCGCGACCGGTTCCGGCCCCGGCCAGTTCAACGTTCCCGCCTCCATCGCGGTCGATGCCCGGGGCATGGTCTACGTGGCGGACATGGGCAACAACCGCATCCAGGTGTTCGACAACGACGGCACGTACAAGACCGAGTTCAAGAACGTGGGCGCGCCGCGCGCCATCTGCATCTCGCCGGGCGCGCAGCCGTTCCTCTTCAGCTCCAACTCCAACCCGACCGAGGACCCGTTCCTCGACGGCGAGATCTACAAGATGCAGCTCGACGGCACGATCGTCGGCCGCTTCGGCAAGGCCGGCAAGCAGTTCAAGGAGTTCGGCATGGTCAACGCCATCGACTGCCGCGAACCGAACACCTTGTACGTCGCCGAGATGATGAACTGGCGCGTGCAGAAGCTCACCCTCAAGTAG